Part of the Bacteroidota bacterium genome is shown below.
TTTCCTTTTGCCTCATGTGCAAAAACATTTGATACTAATGAAGATACTGCTGATATTCCTGCCAATCTTAGAAAAATACGCCTTTTCATTTTAAACTAATTTTTTGTTATTGTCCTTTTTTTGCCTTGAAGCGAACGGTAAATTGTATGAGTAGTGGTAGATTACGTGGTAGTTTCCTGTCAAACCGCTACGCAGTCTGAGGGGGCTTCAGACCTTGATATTTAGCACATCACCTGCCATTACTTATACGAAAAGTTGAACTAAACCCAAGCCAGCTAATTCAGTAATAATCTCGTAAGTTCATCTTTATTAATTTATAAAAGATGTAAAGATGGAGAAAAAAAATGAGAAATAACAATATCAATTACACCCTTACTTTCGGAAAACACACCTCAATCTCACCTTTCTCTCCAAAATCTACAAACTATTAAAATTGCATATAAACCAAATCCTTCACTATATTAGTTCAATCCAGATTTTTTATTGGGGAGCCCGACTCAGTAGTTTTACGCTGTTTTTATATTCTTAAGTGTTGTGCACTGGCATTTATGTTCACATTAATTTCATTCTAGCAACCAATCAATAACATTTATTTTTTGAATACCGTTTATGCTTGTATTATCAAAATCTAGTGTTAGAAGAAACTTAGGATAATTGTCTTTTATTTTATCAAATGCCGAAATCTCACGATTAAATGTTTTTTCGTCATTTATAGTAAAAGCTACCTGATAATATTCTCGCTCATTGTTTGCTTTTTGCACCACAAAGTCAATTTCTCTATCGTTATGTTTACCCACATAAACTTTTCCACCTCGTCTTAAAAGTTCAAAATAAATTATATTTTCAAGCTTGCGCCCTAAATCAGCATCATACTTATTTGTAGCTGTAATATTTTTTAATCCTAAATCAACGACGTAATATTTTTCGTTAGTAGAAAGTAATTCTTTTCCTTTTATGTCATAGCGAGGTGAAGCATATAAAATATATGATTGAGTAAGAAAATCTAAATACTTTATAATGGTATTATGTGAAATCTTCTTTGATGAGTTGTGATTTAATTGGGCAGCAATGTTTGTCGGAGAAACATAAGACCCTACAGAATCAAATAAAAAGCTTACAATGCGATGCAAGTTGTGAACATTTCGCAAATTATGTCGCTGAGAAATATCTTTTATTATTACTGTGTCATATATTGACTGAAGATAATCATTTACCAAGTTTTCATCATTTTGAGAAAGTGTTACTGCTTCAGGAAAACAACTCTCATTGATAAATTTTCTAAACAAGCGATCTGTATTCTTTTCATCCTTGTATGCAGACACATATTCTCTAAATGAATATGGCAGCAAATTTATTGCGATGTATCTTCCTGTCAAAAAAGTTGCTAATTCACTTGACAGCAAGTAGGCATTAGACCCTGTAACATATAAGTCAACATTCTTTTTGGTGTATAAGCTATTTACTAATTTCTCAAAATCATTAATCATTTGTACTTCATCTAAGAAGATATAGTACTTTTCTTTTGGGTTTACTTTTTCTATAATTTCATCATAAAGTGTTGTCCAATTTGCAAGGTGCAAATTTTCTCGTTCTTCAAAGTTGAGAAAGATAATGTTTTCAGGAGCAATTCCACCCGATAACAACTCATTTTTAAAAGCTTCTAAAAGAGTAGATTTTCCACACCGCCTTATCCCAGTAATAACTTTTATTAAGTTCTGGTCTTTGAGTTGCCTTAGCCGTTTTAGAT
Proteins encoded:
- a CDS encoding ATP-binding protein, with the translated sequence MIERKTYLKRLRQLKDQNLIKVITGIRRCGKSTLLEAFKNELLSGGIAPENIIFLNFEERENLHLANWTTLYDEIIEKVNPKEKYYIFLDEVQMINDFEKLVNSLYTKKNVDLYVTGSNAYLLSSELATFLTGRYIAINLLPYSFREYVSAYKDEKNTDRLFRKFINESCFPEAVTLSQNDENLVNDYLQSIYDTVIIKDISQRHNLRNVHNLHRIVSFLFDSVGSYVSPTNIAAQLNHNSSKKISHNTIIKYLDFLTQSYILYASPRYDIKGKELLSTNEKYYVVDLGLKNITATNKYDADLGRKLENIIYFELLRRGGKVYVGKHNDREIDFVVQKANNEREYYQVAFTINDEKTFNREISAFDKIKDNYPKFLLTLDFDNTSINGIQKINVIDWLLE